A single window of Arcobacter venerupis DNA harbors:
- the lolA gene encoding LolA-like outer membrane lipoprotein chaperone — MFYKLIIASTLFCISCIASNDIRDLDSFKASFTQVITSNSENKIEYKGEVFIKKSGKILWKYKTPVEKNVYINDDFAIVDEPELEQAIFTQLESEINIIKLLNSSKKINDNSYVTKIEDVDYLIKTSKDDDKINYIKYKDKLENDVEIKFSNVVQNGEISDTIFKFTVPSNYDVIRK; from the coding sequence ATGTTTTATAAATTAATAATTGCTTCAACACTATTTTGTATTTCATGTATTGCATCAAATGACATTAGAGATTTAGATAGTTTTAAGGCAAGTTTTACTCAAGTTATTACTTCAAATTCTGAAAATAAAATTGAGTATAAAGGTGAAGTATTTATTAAAAAAAGTGGCAAAATTCTATGGAAATATAAAACACCAGTAGAAAAAAATGTGTATATAAATGATGACTTTGCTATTGTTGATGAACCAGAATTGGAACAAGCAATTTTCACTCAACTAGAAAGTGAAATAAATATTATTAAACTTTTAAATAGTTCAAAAAAGATCAATGATAATAGTTATGTTACAAAAATTGAAGATGTTGATTATTTAATTAAAACTTCAAAAGATGATGATAAAATTAATTATATAAAATATAAAGACAAACTTGAAAATGATGTTGAAATTAAATTTTCAAATGTAGTTCAAAATGGTGAAATTTCAGATACTATCTTTAAATTTACAGTACCTAGTAATTATGATGTTATAAGAAAATAG
- a CDS encoding site-specific integrase has product MALNKTRYEGLYYRVDKYNRKVYVARIYKDGKDTTKTLGREPDITLKIANKMRLDLLDNLGRGYSLKSINKKIDDLFVEYLDLRRNSLSKTYLYACEKNYNKYLKEVIGNFHPNDITTSRVQKIINNILDSGKAPQTAKQIKEIVTALYKFLPELGIHNIDNIGKLIKIPKFDNSRKIELTDDEMNKLFNAIFNYPDIKIRTIFIWLLHGRRKGEVLTIKWEDIDFSNNIYTIKSENSKISKSLVFALTDTLIKALTEYGIKNEGLVFESNINENQTIGKTGMDYHWKNIRIETGLKNLNMHDLRHVVGGFGINNGFSLEVVGKTLGHTTANITQRYAKVQRESVKNVIDSLFEAFKPKD; this is encoded by the coding sequence ATGGCATTAAATAAAACACGATATGAGGGATTATACTATAGAGTTGATAAGTATAATAGAAAAGTATATGTTGCTAGAATTTACAAAGATGGCAAAGACACTACTAAGACCTTAGGTAGAGAACCTGATATAACTCTTAAAATTGCAAATAAAATGAGATTAGATTTATTAGATAATTTGGGAAGAGGGTACTCTCTTAAAAGTATAAATAAAAAAATAGATGATCTATTTGTTGAATATTTAGATTTAAGAAGAAATAGCCTATCAAAGACTTATTTATATGCTTGTGAAAAAAACTATAATAAATATTTAAAAGAAGTTATAGGAAATTTTCATCCTAATGATATTACTACTTCAAGAGTTCAAAAAATTATAAACAATATTTTAGATAGTGGAAAAGCTCCACAAACTGCAAAACAAATAAAAGAAATAGTTACAGCTCTATATAAATTTTTACCTGAACTAGGAATACACAATATTGATAATATTGGAAAATTAATAAAAATACCTAAATTTGATAATAGTAGAAAAATTGAATTAACAGATGATGAAATGAATAAACTATTTAATGCAATATTTAATTATCCTGATATAAAAATTAGAACGATATTTATTTGGTTATTGCACGGAAGAAGAAAAGGAGAAGTATTGACTATTAAATGGGAAGATATAGACTTTTCAAATAATATCTATACTATTAAAAGTGAAAATTCAAAAATTAGTAAATCTTTAGTTTTTGCATTAACTGATACATTGATAAAAGCATTAACAGAATATGGAATTAAAAATGAGGGTTTAGTTTTTGAAAGTAATATAAATGAAAATCAAACTATTGGTAAAACTGGAATGGATTATCATTGGAAAAATATCAGAATTGAAACGGGATTGAAAAATTTAAATATGCACGATTTAAGGCACGTAGTAGGGGGATTTGGTATAAATAATGGATTCTCTTTAGAAGTAGTTGGAAAAACTCTAGGGCATACCACAGCTAACATTACACAAAGATATGCAAAAGTTCAAAGAGAGAGTGTAAAAAATGTAATAGATAGTTTATTTGAGGCTTTTAAGCCTAAAGATTAG
- a CDS encoding helix-turn-helix domain-containing protein, translated as MVTNILTVEDLKKFEAKLFNYIKQSIEPKKEYLSKEETLVFLDCSSRTLDELRANRKITYTKVGKSFKYKYSSLLKYLEDNSIEAIPNL; from the coding sequence GTGGTTACAAATATTTTAACAGTTGAAGATTTAAAAAAATTTGAAGCAAAACTATTTAATTATATAAAACAATCTATTGAACCTAAAAAAGAATATTTATCAAAAGAGGAAACATTAGTTTTTTTAGATTGCAGTTCTAGAACTTTAGATGAATTAAGAGCAAATAGAAAAATTACTTACACTAAAGTCGGTAAATCTTTTAAATATAAATATAGCAGCTTACTTAAATATTTAGAAGATAATTCAATTGAGGCAATACCTAATCTTTAG
- the secA gene encoding preprotein translocase subunit SecA — protein sequence MLNVFSKIFGTRNDREVKQYRKKVQEITALESKYENLSDEELQNEFNKLKELVQKEEKSLNDVLMESFAITREASKRVLNMRPYDVQLIGAMVLHEGRIAEMKTGEGKTLVGSLAVALNALSGKGVHVVTVNDYLASRDANELKPLYNFLGFSVGAVVGGLRNDEERRAHYACDITYGTNNEFGFDFLRDNMNYDINEKVQREHNFVIVDEVDSILIDEARTPLIISGPTNHKNSNYVRANEIALKLERGQLIEPKNSSEKPTTTGDFIVDEKNKAVVLTEQGHVNAENLFGVDNLYSIENAMLSHSLDQALKANFIFEKDVDYVVKDNTVVIVDEFTGRLSEGRRFSEGLHQALEAKEGVSIQDESQTLADITFQNYFRMYKKLAGMTGTAQTEATEFAEIYNLDVVSIPTNVPVQRIDKNDLIYKSEKEKFEAVCNKIKQFHEKGQPVLVGTASIEKSEKLHEILVQKKIPHTVLNAKQHEKEGKIIADAGQKGAVTIATNMAGRGVDIKLTQEILDLGGLAIIGTERHESRRIDNQLRGRAGRQGDVGVSQFYLSLEDNLLRIFGSDKIKGIMERLGIEEGEHIESRMVTRAVENAQKKVESMHFESRKHLLEYDDVANQQRKVIYSFRNDLLKPDFDIDSKLDENRLEYVQNLLSNANIINGMPSEDFDYEFVKIKLEEELRLLVDIEDMKCDSYEEFETNLNTFLKNVYTRKMEMAATEQKNEIERILYLQILDNAWREHLYSMDTLKAGIGLRGYNQKDPLVEYKKESYNMFIELIANIKNEIIKILFTIQLQSNEDKQKEQEVIARMKEQMEEATEHITTNVAQEAVRNSDRKIARNEDCPCGSGLKYKHCCGKSGPKIGLAAGN from the coding sequence ATGTTAAATGTTTTTTCAAAAATTTTTGGTACGAGAAACGATAGAGAAGTAAAACAATATAGAAAAAAAGTTCAAGAGATAACGGCTCTTGAAAGTAAATATGAAAATTTGAGTGATGAAGAGTTACAAAATGAATTTAACAAGTTAAAAGAACTTGTACAAAAAGAAGAAAAATCATTAAATGATGTATTAATGGAGTCTTTTGCAATTACTAGAGAGGCTAGTAAAAGAGTTTTAAATATGAGACCTTATGATGTACAGCTTATTGGAGCAATGGTTCTACATGAAGGAAGAATCGCAGAAATGAAAACTGGTGAAGGTAAAACATTAGTTGGATCATTAGCAGTTGCTTTAAATGCTTTAAGTGGAAAAGGTGTACATGTTGTAACAGTAAATGACTACCTTGCAAGTAGAGATGCTAATGAATTAAAACCTTTATATAACTTTTTAGGTTTTAGTGTGGGAGCTGTTGTTGGTGGATTAAGAAATGATGAAGAGAGACGAGCTCATTATGCTTGCGATATTACTTATGGAACAAATAATGAATTTGGATTTGACTTCCTAAGAGATAATATGAATTATGATATTAATGAAAAAGTTCAAAGAGAACACAATTTCGTAATTGTAGATGAAGTTGACTCTATTTTAATTGATGAAGCAAGAACTCCTTTAATTATTTCAGGACCTACAAATCATAAAAATTCTAATTATGTAAGAGCAAATGAAATTGCTTTAAAATTAGAAAGAGGTCAATTAATTGAACCAAAAAACTCTAGTGAAAAACCTACAACTACAGGTGATTTTATTGTTGATGAAAAAAATAAAGCTGTAGTTTTAACAGAACAAGGTCATGTAAATGCTGAAAATTTATTTGGTGTAGATAATCTTTATTCTATTGAAAATGCAATGCTTTCACATAGTTTAGACCAAGCTTTAAAAGCAAACTTCATTTTTGAAAAAGACGTAGATTATGTTGTAAAAGATAACACGGTTGTTATTGTTGATGAATTTACAGGAAGACTTAGTGAGGGAAGAAGATTTAGTGAGGGGTTACACCAAGCTTTAGAAGCTAAAGAAGGTGTTTCTATTCAAGATGAATCACAAACATTAGCAGATATTACTTTCCAAAATTATTTTAGAATGTACAAAAAATTAGCTGGAATGACAGGAACTGCTCAAACAGAAGCAACAGAATTTGCTGAAATTTATAACTTAGATGTTGTATCTATTCCTACAAATGTGCCAGTTCAAAGAATTGATAAAAATGACTTAATTTACAAAAGTGAAAAAGAGAAATTTGAAGCTGTTTGTAATAAAATCAAACAATTCCATGAAAAAGGTCAACCTGTTCTTGTTGGAACTGCTTCTATTGAAAAATCTGAAAAATTACATGAAATTTTAGTTCAAAAGAAAATCCCTCATACAGTTTTAAATGCAAAACAACATGAAAAAGAGGGAAAAATCATCGCAGATGCTGGTCAAAAAGGTGCAGTTACAATTGCTACAAATATGGCTGGGCGTGGAGTTGATATTAAGCTTACTCAAGAAATTCTTGACCTTGGTGGATTAGCAATCATAGGAACTGAAAGACATGAATCAAGAAGAATTGACAACCAATTAAGAGGAAGAGCTGGTCGTCAAGGTGATGTTGGTGTTTCTCAATTTTATTTATCTCTTGAAGATAATCTTTTAAGAATTTTTGGAAGTGATAAAATCAAAGGAATCATGGAAAGACTTGGTATTGAAGAAGGTGAACATATCGAATCTAGGATGGTAACACGTGCTGTTGAAAATGCTCAGAAAAAAGTAGAATCAATGCACTTTGAATCAAGAAAACATCTATTAGAGTATGATGATGTTGCAAATCAACAAAGAAAAGTAATTTATTCATTTAGAAATGATTTACTAAAACCTGATTTTGACATTGATTCAAAACTTGATGAAAATAGACTTGAATATGTACAAAATTTATTATCAAATGCAAATATCATAAATGGAATGCCAAGTGAAGATTTTGATTATGAATTTGTGAAAATTAAACTTGAAGAAGAGTTAAGATTACTTGTTGATATTGAAGATATGAAATGTGATTCTTATGAAGAGTTTGAAACAAATTTAAATACATTTTTAAAAAATGTTTATACTAGAAAAATGGAAATGGCTGCAACTGAACAAAAAAATGAGATTGAAAGAATCCTATACTTACAAATTTTAGATAATGCATGGAGAGAACATTTATACTCAATGGATACATTAAAAGCTGGAATTGGTCTTAGAGGGTATAACCAAAAAGATCCTTTAGTTGAGTATAAAAAAGAGTCTTATAATATGTTTATTGAACTAATTGCAAATATCAAAAATGAAATCATTAAAATCTTATTTACAATTCAATTACAAAGCAATGAAGATAAACAAAAAGAGCAAGAAGTAATTGCTAGAATGAAAGAACAAATGGAAGAAGCGACAGAACATATCACAACAAATGTTGCCCAAGAAGCTGTAAGAAATAGTGATAGAAAAATTGCTAGAAACGAAGATTGTCCTTGTGGAAGCGGATTAAAATACAAGCATTGTTGTGGGAAAAGTGGTCCAAAAATTGGTCTAGCTGCAGGAAACTAA
- a CDS encoding replication endonuclease — MSKSSCQINKSCSSYTQGVKMYGLKEKDLKEIQKKHEIQRDYLDNHNFTTATGQVKSLLDVSFSANHSKRYYSEIINKINTINDIIATEETQYQSIFITITLDGFFRDFLKGKFLRYDESKHKADIPNNERFGFLRDKITNKEKFTIKDLYNVLNFQLNRFQKSNIFKKIKKDGYKAHYIRVCEPHKKDGVPHLHLMLYVPTRYLETLKEFYKIYFPAPQNVKPLDKNLDDGQLKGFQWEIKSAPAYILKYIFKSFLNVQNENELDYLQAWYIKHRILRVVTSHSLVPAWVYRKIAPLEKDWHYLTDIKINFISEWSKEDDYIRLEDEYNRTLEYQKGIYKLYYKDRIIKEFGTLKEDKPVDVNATINLKYKKKIKDPKIIIDGKPFKLIYNELIPINKFALLEPAYQKKPIIYTSNIELYRDYISMENKDVDSINLLHYGLVKNELIKRKQIKGEILPISDYQISTPKIIYYDDNVHSKDLIKNENDSNFILRKINY, encoded by the coding sequence TTGTCAAAAAGTTCTTGTCAAATTAACAAAAGTTGTTCGAGCTATACACAAGGGGTAAAAATGTACGGTTTAAAAGAAAAAGATTTAAAAGAAATTCAAAAGAAACATGAGATTCAAAGAGATTATTTAGATAATCATAATTTTACAACTGCAACAGGTCAAGTTAAAAGTTTATTGGATGTTTCATTTAGTGCTAATCATTCTAAAAGATACTATTCTGAAATAATTAATAAAATAAATACTATTAATGACATTATTGCAACAGAAGAAACTCAATATCAATCTATTTTTATAACTATAACTTTAGATGGTTTTTTTAGAGATTTTTTAAAAGGTAAATTTTTAAGATACGATGAAAGTAAACACAAAGCAGATATTCCAAACAATGAAAGATTTGGTTTTTTAAGAGATAAAATCACTAATAAAGAAAAATTTACTATTAAAGATTTATACAATGTTTTAAATTTTCAATTAAACCGATTCCAAAAATCAAACATTTTTAAAAAAATTAAAAAAGATGGATATAAAGCACATTATATAAGAGTTTGTGAACCACATAAGAAAGATGGTGTTCCGCATTTACATTTAATGCTTTATGTTCCTACTAGATACCTAGAAACACTAAAAGAATTTTATAAAATATACTTTCCTGCTCCTCAAAATGTTAAACCACTTGATAAAAATTTAGATGATGGACAATTAAAAGGTTTTCAATGGGAAATTAAATCAGCTCCTGCATATATACTTAAATATATTTTTAAATCATTCCTAAATGTTCAAAATGAAAATGAATTAGATTATCTTCAAGCTTGGTATATCAAACATAGAATTTTAAGAGTTGTAACAAGTCATTCTTTAGTTCCTGCATGGGTTTATAGAAAAATCGCACCATTAGAAAAAGATTGGCATTATTTAACAGATATTAAAATTAATTTTATTTCTGAATGGTCAAAGGAAGATGATTATATAAGATTAGAGGATGAATATAACAGAACTTTAGAATATCAAAAAGGGATATACAAATTATATTATAAAGATAGAATTATTAAAGAGTTTGGAACTCTAAAAGAAGATAAACCCGTGGATGTTAATGCAACTATAAATCTTAAATACAAAAAGAAAATCAAAGATCCTAAAATCATAATAGATGGTAAACCATTTAAACTGATTTATAATGAATTAATACCTATTAATAAATTTGCTCTTCTTGAACCAGCTTATCAGAAAAAACCTATTATTTATACTTCAAATATTGAATTATATAGAGATTATATCTCTATGGAAAATAAAGATGTAGATAGTATTAACTTATTACATTATGGATTGGTAAAAAATGAACTTATAAAAAGAAAACAGATTAAAGGCGAAATATTACCTATTTCAGATTATCAAATATCAACTCCAAAAATCATTTATTATGATGATAATGTTCATTCAAAAGATTTAATTAAAAATGAAAATGATTCAAACTTTATTTTAAGAAAAATTAATTATTAG
- a CDS encoding ABC transporter permease has protein sequence MNKKLVNFIVKKYLRFDKKNPFISISAILAFIGVSIGVMVLILSMSIMNGTAKEFEKKLFTMNYPLTILPKFSSVPLDENTLEELQKKFTHLKFSPFISSQAIIQNGETMSGGMIFGIIPEKEAQINPIYKEALGNLKLDKYDVITGSGISDKLFLNPGTKATLYFTELNPTGFSMMPKMKRFTYASSFTSGLNAYDKAYMYTSLEALQTLLKKEDTAYDGIHVYSEDAFVDIEKLKSYIGNKFSIIGWWQQNGNFFAAMKMEKTALFIVLMLIILVASLNIISSLLMTVMSRRKEIALLLSMGATSKEIKSIFLRVGTIIGFSGILTGIILGFFGFWLLNNFDIVTLPADVYGSSKLPLDLAMSDFVSIVIGAIIIVLVSSYYPASKATHIDVIDVLRNE, from the coding sequence TTGAATAAAAAATTAGTAAATTTTATTGTAAAAAAATATTTAAGATTTGATAAAAAAAATCCTTTTATATCTATAAGTGCTATTTTGGCATTTATAGGTGTTTCTATTGGGGTTATGGTATTAATACTATCTATGTCTATTATGAATGGAACAGCAAAAGAGTTTGAAAAAAAACTTTTTACTATGAATTACCCATTAACAATTTTGCCAAAATTCAGTAGTGTTCCTTTAGATGAAAATACCTTAGAAGAACTTCAAAAGAAATTTACTCATCTAAAATTCTCTCCGTTTATTTCATCACAAGCAATTATTCAAAATGGTGAAACAATGAGTGGAGGTATGATTTTCGGAATTATTCCTGAAAAAGAAGCACAAATTAATCCTATTTATAAAGAGGCATTAGGAAATCTAAAACTAGATAAGTATGATGTTATTACTGGTTCTGGAATATCTGATAAATTATTCTTAAATCCAGGGACTAAAGCTACTTTATATTTTACGGAACTTAATCCAACTGGTTTTTCTATGATGCCAAAAATGAAAAGATTTACTTATGCAAGTTCTTTTACTTCAGGACTTAATGCTTATGATAAAGCTTATATGTATACTTCATTAGAAGCCTTACAAACTTTATTAAAAAAAGAAGATACAGCATACGATGGTATTCATGTTTATTCTGAAGATGCCTTTGTAGATATAGAAAAATTGAAATCTTATATTGGGAATAAATTTTCTATAATTGGATGGTGGCAACAAAATGGTAACTTTTTTGCTGCTATGAAAATGGAAAAAACTGCTTTATTTATAGTATTAATGCTAATTATTTTAGTTGCTTCATTAAACATTATTTCATCATTATTAATGACTGTAATGAGTAGAAGAAAAGAAATCGCCCTACTTTTATCAATGGGTGCTACAAGTAAAGAAATAAAATCAATATTCCTAAGAGTTGGAACAATTATTGGTTTTTCAGGAATTCTAACAGGAATTATTTTAGGGTTTTTCGGATTTTGGTTATTAAATAATTTTGATATTGTAACACTTCCAGCTGATGTTTATGGAAGCTCAAAATTACCACTTGATTTAGCAATGAGTGATTTTGTTTCTATTGTAATTGGTGCTATTATAATAGTACTTGTTTCATCATATTATCCAGCTTCTAAAGCTACGCACATTGATGTGATAGATGTTTTAAGAAATGAATAA